A window of the Parvularcula bermudensis HTCC2503 genome harbors these coding sequences:
- a CDS encoding cold-shock protein: MATGTVKFFNTQKGFGFIQPEDGSSDVFVHATALERSGLAPLNEGDKVTFETARDKRSGKMAVSTIQMA; this comes from the coding sequence ATGGCCACAGGTACCGTCAAATTCTTCAACACCCAAAAAGGGTTTGGATTCATTCAACCGGAAGATGGGTCGAGCGATGTCTTCGTTCACGCCACCGCGCTTGAGCGTTCGGGCCTCGCGCCGCTGAACGAAGGCGACAAGGTCACCTTCGAAACGGCGCGCGACAAACGCTCCGGCAAGATGGCGGTTTCCACCATCCAAATGGCGTAA
- a CDS encoding saccharopine dehydrogenase family protein produces MAEKSFDIIVWGATGFTGRLVAQHLLRTYGAEGNLKWAMAARNPDKLAMVAKEIGAEDVPHLLANADDRESLDRLAAAAKVIITTVGPYQLYGEKLVAACAEAGTDYVDLCGEPGWMAGTIARYHDIAQRTGARIVHSCGFDSIPFDLGVHYVQKLYREAYGRPAPLVKGVLKGAKGGLSGGTYASLMETVKAAETDQEVRRALGNVYGLAQDSEAKRPRQPDVRKPRKDEDVGAWLAPFIMADINMPNVHRSNMLTDYAYGQDFRYLEMMRVPNRVVAWGLAVGLGSFMSLVKNKSTRGLVQRLLPDPGEGPSEKERESGFFKVLMIAKDEKGLSLRAEITGDKDPGYGGTSRMLSEAAMTLLHHPEGQTGCLTTAPAMGDALIDRLEAHAGLTFRKL; encoded by the coding sequence ATGGCTGAAAAATCTTTCGACATTATCGTCTGGGGGGCCACCGGGTTCACCGGTCGCCTCGTCGCGCAGCATCTGCTGAGAACCTATGGCGCCGAGGGCAACCTGAAATGGGCCATGGCGGCGCGTAACCCCGACAAATTGGCCATGGTGGCCAAGGAAATCGGGGCAGAGGATGTCCCCCATCTTTTGGCGAATGCCGATGACCGAGAGAGCCTCGATCGGCTGGCCGCCGCGGCGAAGGTGATCATCACCACGGTCGGCCCCTATCAGCTTTATGGAGAAAAACTGGTGGCCGCCTGCGCCGAAGCGGGGACGGATTATGTCGACCTCTGTGGAGAACCAGGGTGGATGGCGGGCACCATCGCGCGTTATCACGACATTGCCCAACGGACGGGTGCCCGTATCGTCCATTCCTGCGGCTTTGACTCGATCCCCTTCGATCTCGGTGTGCACTACGTCCAAAAGCTGTACCGCGAGGCCTATGGCCGACCGGCGCCCCTGGTGAAGGGGGTTCTGAAAGGGGCCAAAGGGGGGCTCTCTGGCGGGACCTACGCAAGCTTAATGGAAACGGTGAAGGCGGCGGAGACCGATCAGGAGGTTCGCCGCGCCCTTGGCAATGTCTATGGTCTTGCCCAGGACTCCGAGGCGAAGCGACCGCGCCAGCCCGATGTGCGCAAGCCGCGCAAGGATGAAGATGTGGGCGCATGGCTCGCCCCCTTCATCATGGCCGATATCAATATGCCCAATGTGCACCGGTCGAACATGCTGACGGACTATGCCTACGGCCAGGATTTCCGATATCTTGAAATGATGCGGGTGCCAAACCGGGTGGTCGCCTGGGGGCTGGCCGTGGGGCTTGGGTCCTTCATGTCGCTGGTCAAGAACAAGTCCACCCGTGGGCTGGTCCAACGGCTTCTCCCCGATCCGGGTGAGGGACCGTCGGAGAAGGAACGGGAGAGCGGCTTTTTCAAGGTCCTGATGATCGCCAAGGACGAAAAGGGCCTCTCGCTCCGCGCGGAGATCACCGGGGACAAGGACCCAGGCTATGGGGGCACCTCGCGCATGCTGTCCGAGGCGGCGATGACGCTCCTCCATCATCCCGAGGGACAGACAGGCTGCCTGACCACCGCGCCGGCCATGGGCGATGCGCTCATCGACCGGCTAGAGGCACATGCGGGGCTGACCTTCCGCAAACTCTGA
- a CDS encoding bifunctional 2-methylcitrate synthase/citrate synthase: MTTEAEVKYGLAGVLADDTAISKVMPETNSLTYRGYAVQDLSANCRFEDVAYLLWNGDLPSKTDRERLDQQERSQRAVSDDVLEVMSRFSKHAHPMDTLRTAVSFLGQEDPTTEDSSASGLMEKSIRMYARIPTIVAADFRRRNGKDPIAPSDVLGFSENFFHMCFGEVPADEIVKCFDISMTLYAEHSFNASTFTARTIASSLSDVYSAVTGAIGSLKGPLHGGANEAVMHMLKEIGEPAEAKQWMLDAIAEKKKIMGFGHRVYRSGDSRVPTMTKAYEKMVEVIDTPEAKKYWEMSRILDDTMVDAKGIYPNLDFPAGPAYYLMGFEIPMFTPIFVMSRITGWTAHVMEQLANNKLIRPLSNYSGVAQRDVPAGH, from the coding sequence ATGACGACCGAAGCTGAAGTGAAGTACGGGCTTGCCGGAGTGCTTGCGGATGATACCGCCATCTCCAAGGTGATGCCCGAGACCAATTCGCTGACCTATCGCGGCTATGCGGTCCAGGATCTCTCCGCCAATTGCCGGTTTGAAGATGTCGCGTATCTGCTCTGGAACGGTGACCTCCCCTCCAAGACCGACCGCGAGCGCCTCGACCAGCAGGAGCGGAGCCAAAGGGCCGTTTCGGACGATGTCCTTGAGGTGATGAGCCGCTTCAGCAAGCACGCCCATCCGATGGACACCCTACGGACCGCCGTCAGTTTCTTGGGTCAGGAAGACCCGACCACCGAAGATAGCTCCGCAAGCGGATTGATGGAAAAGTCGATCCGCATGTATGCCAGGATCCCGACGATTGTGGCCGCAGATTTCCGGCGTCGCAATGGGAAGGATCCGATCGCGCCCTCAGACGTTCTAGGCTTCTCCGAAAACTTCTTCCATATGTGTTTTGGTGAGGTGCCGGCGGACGAAATCGTCAAATGCTTCGACATTTCCATGACGCTCTATGCGGAGCATTCCTTCAACGCCTCGACCTTCACGGCAAGAACGATCGCCTCAAGCCTGTCGGACGTCTATTCCGCCGTCACCGGTGCCATCGGATCTCTTAAAGGCCCGCTGCATGGCGGGGCGAACGAGGCCGTCATGCACATGCTGAAGGAGATCGGCGAGCCGGCGGAGGCGAAGCAATGGATGCTCGATGCGATCGCTGAGAAGAAAAAGATCATGGGCTTCGGGCACCGGGTCTACCGCTCGGGCGACAGCCGGGTGCCGACTATGACCAAGGCCTATGAGAAGATGGTCGAGGTGATCGACACCCCAGAAGCCAAGAAATACTGGGAGATGTCGCGGATCCTCGACGATACCATGGTCGATGCAAAAGGCATCTATCCCAATCTCGATTTTCCGGCTGGCCCCGCCTACTACCTCATGGGCTTCGAAATTCCGATGTTCACGCCGATCTTTGTGATGTCCCGGATTACGGGGTGGACGGCCCATGTGATGGAGCAATTGGCGAACAACAAATTGATCCGCCCGCTGTCGAACTACAGCGGCGTTGCTCAACGGGACGTGCCCGCTGGACATTGA
- a CDS encoding proteasome-type protease, translated as MTYCVAIRVGEGLVMLSDTRTNAGIDSISKFKKMFVWDVPGERSLCMMTAGNLSITQSVMTLLQERIDDDTFTGETILTAANLYRCAEVIASTMTEVMNRYSLGISNAGESAASSIILSGQTKGDSPRLFMIYSAGNFIEATDDTTFFQIGGFKYGKPILDRVISTETTLEDAKTAAFLSMDSTLRSNLSVGMPLDLCVLEADTLSFSEFRRIEAEDQNFHALSEAWSNAIRDAFVSMREMPK; from the coding sequence ATGACCTATTGCGTCGCTATCCGCGTGGGCGAGGGCCTTGTGATGCTGTCCGACACCCGAACGAACGCCGGGATCGACAGTATTTCGAAATTCAAGAAAATGTTTGTGTGGGATGTGCCGGGGGAACGCTCCTTGTGCATGATGACCGCCGGGAATTTGTCGATCACGCAATCCGTCATGACCCTGCTGCAAGAGCGGATCGACGACGACACCTTTACCGGCGAAACGATCCTCACGGCCGCCAATCTCTATCGCTGTGCCGAGGTCATTGCCTCGACCATGACCGAGGTTATGAACCGCTACAGCCTCGGCATCAGCAATGCGGGGGAAAGCGCCGCCTCCAGCATCATCCTGTCAGGCCAGACCAAAGGCGACAGCCCGCGGCTCTTCATGATCTATTCGGCGGGGAATTTCATCGAAGCGACCGACGATACGACGTTCTTCCAGATCGGTGGGTTCAAATACGGCAAGCCCATTCTTGACCGCGTGATTTCCACAGAGACGACCCTCGAAGACGCGAAAACAGCCGCCTTCTTGTCGATGGATTCAACCTTACGGTCGAATCTCTCCGTCGGGATGCCCCTCGATCTCTGTGTGTTGGAGGCCGATACGCTCTCCTTCAGCGAATTCCGTCGCATCGAGGCGGAAGACCAAAACTTTCACGCCCTGTCAGAGGCCTGGTCAAATGCGATCCGTGATGCCTTTGTCAGTATGCGGGAAATGCCGAAATAG